Proteins from one Planctomycetota bacterium genomic window:
- a CDS encoding oligosaccharide flippase family protein: MLKKLGRNIKFLIASKIIFFFVQLYLTPFIVYEVGKEAYGIYLLALTFTGYFGVLDFGMLSALVKYVAEYKGANDKNSLTESVNVSLSFFFLVGMLVALLLFASSFFVGKWFGLNAEQGITMRNLLLIAAVFSVFSWITNVFRGVARGLQMYNWEVFVNIGTLLVTLASVVILLNNGYGIISVMLVNQILNSISAFILYLVTRSSLGELKLNILSFRQPVFKKMFNYSFYLFLISLFAILIYQIDYVVIGLFLNVTAVAIYSIAWSIQQNIRSISPVLLEPAWPLSAEMEGAGLYDKQKTLLLNGTKLTTLVYIPIILITIIFAEPFINNWMGADFKESILPAQILLLFWLFGAYFNLGSAILTAKGIVKIFFWITMFNALLNLILSLILVNYLGVLGVALGTTIPMILIAFPLNIWIILKELRVSLNEFYSFTVARNIFTYFFTIVVSVLALLMYTPKNIVVTLLEMGLIYIIGLIFSYIAVLKYEEKKQLKKMWSFKT, from the coding sequence ATGCTTAAAAAATTAGGGAGAAATATAAAATTTTTAATTGCGAGTAAGATAATTTTCTTTTTTGTGCAATTATATCTTACTCCTTTTATTGTTTATGAAGTTGGTAAAGAAGCATATGGTATTTATCTTTTAGCTCTTACTTTTACAGGCTATTTTGGCGTATTGGATTTTGGCATGTTATCTGCTTTGGTGAAATATGTTGCAGAATATAAGGGGGCAAACGATAAGAATTCTCTAACAGAATCAGTTAATGTTTCATTGTCTTTCTTTTTTTTAGTAGGAATGTTAGTTGCTTTGCTTCTTTTTGCTAGTTCTTTTTTTGTTGGAAAATGGTTTGGCTTAAATGCTGAGCAGGGTATTACAATGAGGAATTTATTGTTAATTGCGGCAGTGTTTTCTGTCTTTTCATGGATAACTAATGTTTTTCGTGGAGTTGCTCGAGGGTTACAGATGTATAATTGGGAGGTTTTTGTGAATATAGGCACTCTTTTGGTAACACTTGCATCTGTTGTTATTTTATTAAATAATGGTTATGGAATAATTAGTGTGATGTTAGTAAATCAGATATTAAATAGCATCAGTGCGTTTATTTTGTATCTCGTTACACGTTCTTCATTAGGGGAATTAAAACTCAACATTTTAAGTTTTCGGCAACCGGTCTTCAAAAAAATGTTTAATTACAGTTTTTATCTGTTTTTAATATCGTTATTTGCTATTTTGATTTATCAAATCGATTATGTGGTAATTGGTTTATTTTTAAATGTAACGGCTGTTGCAATTTATAGTATTGCCTGGTCAATTCAACAAAATATTCGGTCAATTTCGCCTGTTTTACTGGAGCCTGCATGGCCATTAAGTGCCGAGATGGAAGGGGCGGGTTTATACGATAAACAAAAAACCCTATTGTTAAATGGAACTAAATTAACAACATTAGTCTATATTCCCATAATTTTAATTACTATTATTTTTGCTGAGCCTTTTATTAATAATTGGATGGGGGCGGATTTTAAAGAGAGTATTTTGCCCGCCCAGATATTATTGTTATTTTGGCTTTTTGGGGCTTATTTTAATTTAGGGAGTGCGATTCTTACTGCAAAAGGGATTGTCAAAATATTTTTTTGGATTACAATGTTTAATGCGTTATTAAATTTGATATTAAGTTTAATTCTAGTTAATTATTTAGGTGTTTTGGGTGTTGCTTTAGGAACTACTATTCCAATGATATTAATAGCATTTCCGTTAAATATTTGGATTATTTTAAAGGAATTAAGGGTTTCTTTAAATGAATTTTATTCCTTTACGGTAGCTCGCAACATTTTTACATACTTTTTTACAATAGTAGTCTCAGTGCTTGCTCTTTTAATGTATACGCCGAAGAATATTGTTGTTACGCTACTTGAAATGGGGTTAATATACATCATTGGTTTGATTTTTAGTTATATCGCTGTATTAAAATACGAGGAAAAGAAACAACTTAAAAAAATGTGGTCATTTAAAACATGA
- a CDS encoding class I SAM-dependent methyltransferase has protein sequence MKCYLCGSENNELVSEKLRYESPRKVYKCRDCSLVFLYPQMSPEEERIFYEKEYGEIYSHEKGATPADLFKARQGDAKVYFDLTKNYLNSNLDCLEIGCASGYFLAEIKDKVRSVAGIETHRILREHCEKISIKMYDSLDDAPASSFDMVFLFFVLEHLGDPFVFFKKVNRILKKGGKIFIEIPNVDDALLSLYDIPGFRIYYYTPAHQFYYSKNTLAKLFDKASCKNYEIKIIQRYDLSNHMHWMSYGKPGGVGKFNHIFSPELVETYKRDLVKASKGDGLIAVITKD, from the coding sequence ATGAAATGCTATCTTTGCGGTAGCGAGAACAACGAGTTGGTTTCGGAAAAATTAAGATACGAAAGCCCTAGAAAGGTTTATAAATGCAGGGATTGTTCGCTGGTGTTTTTGTATCCGCAAATGTCCCCTGAAGAAGAGCGGATATTCTACGAGAAAGAATACGGGGAAATTTATAGCCATGAAAAGGGGGCTACCCCGGCTGATTTATTCAAAGCCCGCCAGGGAGACGCTAAGGTTTATTTCGATTTAACCAAAAACTATTTGAATTCAAATCTTGATTGCCTGGAGATAGGCTGCGCTTCCGGGTATTTTCTTGCAGAGATAAAAGATAAAGTAAGGTCTGTTGCTGGAATTGAAACGCATAGGATACTGCGCGAGCACTGCGAGAAAATAAGCATAAAAATGTATGATTCATTGGATGACGCGCCCGCAAGTTCTTTTGACATGGTTTTCCTTTTCTTTGTCTTGGAGCACCTTGGGGATCCGTTTGTCTTCTTTAAAAAGGTTAATAGGATTCTAAAAAAAGGCGGTAAAATATTTATTGAAATCCCAAATGTAGATGATGCCTTACTTTCCTTGTATGATATTCCTGGATTTCGCATATATTATTATACGCCGGCACACCAGTTTTATTATTCGAAAAACACGCTCGCCAAGCTTTTTGATAAGGCGAGTTGTAAAAACTACGAAATAAAGATAATACAGCGTTATGACCTTTCTAATCATATGCACTGGATGAGTTATGGAAAACCCGGTGGCGTTGGTAAGTTTAACCATATCTTTAGCCCGGAATTGGTTGAAACTTATAAGAGAGATTTGGTTAAAGCAAGTAAGGGTGATGGCCTAATTGCGGTTATTACAAAGGATTGA
- a CDS encoding GNAT family N-acetyltransferase, with amino-acid sequence MNQLIILKTVNEKDCKDLWLWRSFFRVRKNFFSQRPILWREHKKWFYSKLLDPATKMYLARRARNKIGVIRFETGGPVVKVSVNLNPKFIGKGVGAKIISLGTEKVMTETKTTKPIIAEIKKDNIASSKVFSRAGYVLKEETPRKLIYEYRRT; translated from the coding sequence ATGAATCAATTGATTATATTAAAAACTGTGAATGAAAAAGATTGTAAGGATTTATGGTTATGGAGAAGTTTCTTTCGGGTCAGGAAAAACTTTTTTAGCCAAAGGCCTATTCTATGGAGAGAACATAAAAAATGGTTTTATTCTAAACTATTAGACCCTGCGACTAAAATGTATCTGGCTCGCCGGGCACGTAATAAAATCGGGGTTATTAGGTTTGAGACAGGAGGGCCAGTTGTTAAGGTAAGTGTTAATCTTAATCCGAAATTTATCGGTAAAGGTGTAGGTGCAAAGATTATTAGTCTGGGTACAGAAAAAGTAATGACTGAAACTAAAACGACTAAGCCTATTATTGCGGAAATCAAAAAAGATAATATTGCGTCCAGCAAGGTTTTTTCCCGCGCCGGATATGTCTTAAAAGAGGAGACTCCTCGGAAGTTAATTTATGAATACAGAAGAACGTAA
- a CDS encoding methionyl-tRNA formyltransferase: MNIKKCYVVATIKSWNIKRAKEFIKNNPDSKIFLVRDKNALNYEKMNKIKPRYIFFPHWSWIIPEEIHNNFECIVFHMTDLPFGRGGSPLQNLIVRKIYQTKITAIKVVKALDAGPVYMKKDLSLNGSADEIYRRASQVIFNNMIPYIMRNEPVPNPQEGIVAKFQRRTAKDSRIPEQVDLNGVYDYIRMLDGEGYPAAFIETKNLNLSFTKAIKTRKYIEAKVRISRKENK, translated from the coding sequence ATGAATATCAAAAAATGCTATGTGGTTGCAACGATAAAAAGTTGGAATATAAAAAGAGCCAAAGAATTTATTAAAAATAATCCCGACAGTAAGATTTTCTTAGTGCGCGATAAGAACGCGTTAAATTATGAAAAAATGAATAAAATAAAGCCAAGGTATATATTTTTCCCTCATTGGTCTTGGATTATACCAGAAGAGATACATAATAATTTTGAATGCATTGTATTTCATATGACAGATTTACCGTTTGGGCGTGGCGGGAGTCCTCTTCAAAACCTAATAGTCAGAAAGATTTATCAAACAAAAATAACAGCTATCAAAGTTGTAAAGGCGTTAGATGCAGGCCCCGTTTATATGAAAAAGGATTTATCATTAAATGGTTCCGCGGACGAGATATACCGGAGAGCATCTCAAGTTATTTTTAACAATATGATACCATATATTATGCGAAATGAACCTGTTCCAAACCCCCAGGAGGGAATCGTTGCTAAATTTCAAAGACGTACCGCAAAGGATAGCAGAATACCGGAACAGGTTGATTTGAACGGCGTATATGATTATATTCGTATGCTTGATGGGGAAGGATATCCTGCCGCCTTTATTGAAACTAAAAACCTTAATTTATCGTTTACAAAGGCGATAAAAACGAGAAAGTACATTGAGGCAAAAGTACGGATTAGCAGAAAGGAAAACAAATGA
- a CDS encoding methyltransferase domain-containing protein, with translation MKKWEKICRVSIKLAMAQSNLVNLVERLRRIEPDISMQELSETPYFNGYIELKRRSLQAFQCSLMLKIINDFASRDLTVVDIGDSAGTHMLYLRELTKDKFNLDTISVNLDPRAIEKIKARGLKAMLCRAEELDLGEQRVDLFASFEMVEHLHNPAIFFRRLAKKTPCNKLLITVPYLRQSRVGLHHVRHNIAKKITAEEEHIFELSPEDWTLLIKHSGWKVIYSKIYYQYPRNFPFISQLFAKYWRRFDYEGFWGAILEKDTTFTDNYQDWEE, from the coding sequence ATGAAGAAATGGGAAAAGATATGCAGGGTTTCTATTAAATTAGCTATGGCTCAAAGTAATCTTGTTAATCTGGTTGAAAGACTCAGGAGAATTGAACCTGATATTTCCATGCAAGAATTAAGCGAGACGCCGTATTTTAATGGGTATATTGAGCTTAAACGTCGCAGCCTTCAGGCGTTTCAATGCTCATTAATGCTTAAAATCATAAATGATTTTGCTTCAAGAGATTTGACTGTTGTTGATATCGGCGATTCTGCAGGAACCCACATGCTTTATTTAAGAGAGCTGACTAAAGATAAATTTAATTTAGATACCATCAGCGTTAATTTGGATCCTCGTGCAATAGAAAAGATTAAAGCACGAGGCCTCAAGGCAATGCTTTGCCGTGCAGAAGAGCTGGATTTAGGGGAACAGAGGGTTGATTTATTTGCCTCATTTGAAATGGTTGAACATTTGCATAACCCGGCGATTTTCTTTCGCCGTTTAGCCAAAAAAACGCCTTGTAATAAATTACTTATTACAGTTCCTTACCTCCGGCAAAGCCGAGTTGGGTTGCATCATGTTAGGCATAATATAGCTAAAAAAATAACTGCCGAAGAAGAGCATATATTTGAACTTAGCCCGGAGGACTGGACGTTATTAATAAAACATTCAGGATGGAAAGTAATATATAGTAAAATATATTATCAATATCCTCGTAATTTCCCTTTTATCAGTCAGCTTTTTGCCAAATATTGGCGCCGGTTTGATTATGAAGGTTTTTGGGGAGCGATATTAGAGAAAGACACGACTTTTACTGATAATTACCAGGATTGGGAAGAATAA
- a CDS encoding cytidylyltransferase: protein MIPALLLGRKGSVGFPGKNTYSILGRALMEYPLLAGKYAKLVDKIYVSTDDEQIMELGRKHGAEIIIRPPELATKKALGEHAFVHGYKWIKDHSGQNIEFVVLLFCNAATVLAETIDEGIKALRKNQSYDSAVTVSCYNMWSPLRARRIDCDGLLKPFASFETFGDPKTLNCDRDSQGDVWFADMAVSVVRPKCLDNLDYGMLPQKWMGQNIYPLKQWGGCDVDFEYQIAQTEFWLKQHGFTEKETPYDKA from the coding sequence ATGATACCTGCTTTGCTTTTAGGTCGAAAAGGGAGTGTTGGTTTTCCCGGTAAAAACACATATTCTATTTTAGGGCGAGCGCTAATGGAATATCCATTGCTTGCAGGAAAATATGCCAAATTGGTTGATAAGATATATGTTTCCACTGATGATGAGCAAATAATGGAATTAGGCCGTAAGCACGGAGCCGAGATTATTATTCGTCCTCCTGAATTAGCGACCAAAAAGGCTTTGGGAGAGCATGCTTTTGTGCATGGTTATAAATGGATTAAAGACCATTCTGGACAAAATATAGAGTTTGTTGTATTGCTTTTCTGCAATGCTGCTACTGTTTTGGCGGAAACTATTGATGAAGGGATTAAAGCGCTCCGTAAAAATCAATCCTATGACTCGGCGGTAACCGTTTCCTGCTATAATATGTGGAGTCCATTGCGTGCCCGCAGGATTGATTGTGATGGTTTGCTTAAACCTTTTGCTTCTTTTGAGACATTCGGCGATCCGAAAACCCTTAATTGTGACAGGGATTCGCAGGGTGATGTTTGGTTTGCTGATATGGCGGTTTCAGTCGTCCGGCCGAAATGTCTAGATAATTTAGATTACGGCATGCTTCCCCAAAAATGGATGGGTCAAAATATTTACCCATTGAAGCAATGGGGCGGATGTGATGTTGATTTTGAATACCAGATTGCGCAGACCGAATTCTGGCTGAAACAGCACGGTTTTACGGAAAAGGAAACGCCATATGATAAGGCCTAA
- a CDS encoding Gfo/Idh/MocA family oxidoreductase, producing MAKIHAAIIGFAGMGQRQYKALQNLGIDVVAICDWDTDKIKKNVPGFSVGRIYKDYKDILAKEKIELICIATNGPTHHEIVVESAKHGVKNIFCEKPMTTSLQKAQEMIDICKKYNVRLTVNHIRRWSVNHLKIKEIIKEGILGNIRHIYFHCGCVGLGNMVSHFFDMMRFIFENEPEWIVGFIDKTGTKNPRGDYFIDPGGYGIIKFKNNARGFVDTSEDTGVQYVYDIVGEYGRIRIDELNNIWKIRARNKKDKELPFTRYGTSMPNVPFESHGLWDIVDLTQRGVEELISDRLISCRGEDGYRSLEMVIAFHISDENNNKPVYLPIKGKDLEKDIPIT from the coding sequence ATGGCTAAAATTCATGCTGCAATTATCGGTTTTGCGGGGATGGGACAAAGGCAATATAAAGCACTGCAAAATCTTGGCATTGATGTTGTTGCTATTTGCGATTGGGATACGGATAAGATAAAGAAAAACGTTCCCGGTTTTTCCGTAGGCCGCATCTATAAAGATTACAAGGATATTTTAGCGAAAGAAAAGATTGAACTTATTTGTATCGCCACAAATGGGCCAACCCATCACGAAATTGTTGTTGAATCGGCCAAACATGGCGTAAAGAATATCTTTTGCGAAAAGCCCATGACCACCAGCCTTCAAAAAGCCCAAGAGATGATAGATATATGCAAAAAATATAATGTTCGATTAACCGTCAATCATATAAGGCGATGGAGTGTCAATCACCTAAAAATAAAAGAAATCATAAAAGAAGGGATATTAGGAAATATTAGACATATTTACTTCCATTGCGGTTGTGTTGGTTTAGGTAATATGGTATCACATTTTTTTGATATGATGAGATTTATCTTTGAGAACGAGCCGGAATGGATTGTCGGATTTATAGATAAAACAGGGACTAAAAATCCCCGTGGGGACTATTTTATAGATCCGGGCGGTTACGGCATAATTAAATTCAAGAACAATGCTCGCGGATTCGTGGATACATCCGAAGATACTGGGGTGCAATACGTGTATGATATTGTCGGCGAATACGGGAGAATTAGAATAGATGAACTTAATAATATCTGGAAGATAAGAGCTAGGAATAAAAAAGACAAAGAACTTCCTTTTACACGTTATGGCACATCAATGCCGAATGTGCCTTTTGAAAGTCACGGACTATGGGATATTGTTGATTTAACACAACGAGGTGTTGAAGAACTGATATCGGATAGACTTATAAGTTGTAGGGGAGAAGATGGTTATCGTTCCTTAGAAATGGTGATTGCTTTCCATATATCCGATGAAAACAATAATAAGCCTGTTTATCTGCCGATTAAAGGGAAAGATTTAGAAAAAGATATTCCGATTACTTAA
- the neuB gene encoding N-acetylneuraminate synthase: MKKVKIGKRWIGEGEPCFIIAEAGSNHNRNFKQALKLIDVAAAAGADAVKFQTYSAEKIYSRKTPMASYLKKNKLVKGKETLWDLIKKIEIPRKWHKDLMLYCRKKGILFMSTPFDLEAVDELEKVGVSAHKIASFEITHLPLLKHTAETGKPIILSTGMADLADIETALDVIYKAGNHKVVLLHCAISYPPKYEDLNLRAMQTMNQAFQLPVGFSDHTLGMTSDIAAVALGACVIEKHFTLDRSLPGPDHPFALEPGELKSMVQAIRDTEKSLGSPIKMHTRAEEELYKIGRRSLVAACNIPKGTKITMGMIDVKRPGYGIPTKMMDIVVGRVAKKNIEQDDILTWEMV; the protein is encoded by the coding sequence ATGAAAAAAGTAAAAATAGGTAAAAGATGGATAGGAGAAGGCGAGCCTTGTTTTATTATTGCCGAAGCCGGCAGTAACCATAACCGTAATTTTAAACAGGCGTTAAAGCTGATAGATGTAGCGGCAGCGGCAGGCGCTGACGCGGTTAAATTCCAAACCTATTCTGCGGAAAAAATTTACTCGCGCAAAACACCCATGGCTTCATATCTGAAGAAAAACAAGCTGGTCAAAGGAAAAGAAACACTTTGGGATCTTATTAAAAAGATAGAAATACCGCGAAAGTGGCATAAGGATTTGATGTTGTATTGCCGGAAGAAAGGCATTCTTTTTATGTCCACCCCTTTTGACCTGGAAGCTGTTGATGAACTGGAGAAAGTAGGGGTATCTGCGCATAAAATAGCATCTTTTGAAATAACCCACTTGCCGTTATTGAAACACACGGCTGAAACAGGCAAACCGATAATTCTCTCAACCGGAATGGCCGATTTAGCGGATATTGAAACAGCCCTTGATGTTATTTATAAGGCTGGCAACCATAAGGTTGTTTTGCTCCATTGCGCAATCAGCTATCCGCCTAAATACGAAGATTTAAACTTACGGGCTATGCAAACGATGAATCAGGCGTTTCAATTGCCGGTTGGTTTTTCCGACCATACTTTGGGAATGACCTCTGATATTGCCGCGGTAGCCTTAGGCGCCTGCGTAATAGAAAAGCACTTCACATTGGATAGGAGTTTACCCGGCCCGGACCATCCATTCGCATTAGAGCCTGGTGAATTAAAAAGCATGGTTCAGGCAATCAGGGACACTGAAAAATCCTTAGGATCTCCGATAAAAATGCATACCAGGGCGGAGGAAGAGCTTTATAAGATTGGCAGGCGCAGCTTGGTCGCCGCTTGCAATATCCCAAAAGGCACAAAAATTACCATGGGAATGATAGATGTCAAACGCCCTGGTTACGGTATCCCGACTAAGATGATGGATATTGTTGTCGGCCGTGTCGCCAAAAAGAATATTGAACAAGATGATATTTTAACATGGGAAATGGTATGA
- a CDS encoding PIG-L family deacetylase: MKKKILIVAAHPDDEVLGCGGTITRFADESEVNLLILGEGMTSRFLRRETGMKSKEMKKLKASIDKVLKIFKIEKSFILDFPDNQFDSVPLLNIVKAIEKVKNQIKPDIIYTHHRGDLNIDHRITYDAVLTACRPIKGETVKEIYSFEIPSSTEWNYPVQFAPNVFVDITSTIEKKIKGLKAYQTELKQFPHPRSEETIRVIGKRWGGMVGFNYAEVFEVVRVIR; the protein is encoded by the coding sequence ATGAAAAAGAAAATATTAATTGTAGCAGCGCATCCTGATGATGAAGTTTTAGGTTGTGGAGGTACAATTACTCGGTTTGCCGATGAGTCAGAGGTGAATCTTTTAATCCTTGGCGAGGGGATGACCTCACGGTTTCTCCGCAGAGAGACTGGGATGAAAAGTAAAGAAATGAAGAAGTTAAAAGCTTCCATTGATAAAGTTTTAAAAATATTTAAGATTGAAAAATCATTTATCTTAGATTTTCCAGATAATCAATTTGACAGCGTTCCATTGTTGAACATTGTGAAAGCGATTGAAAAGGTTAAAAACCAGATTAAACCAGATATTATCTATACTCACCACAGGGGTGATTTAAATATTGATCATCGAATAACTTATGATGCAGTGTTGACTGCTTGCCGACCCATTAAAGGGGAGACGGTTAAAGAAATATATTCATTTGAAATACCATCTTCAACTGAATGGAATTATCCTGTCCAATTTGCCCCTAATGTTTTTGTGGATATTACTTCAACGATTGAGAAAAAAATAAAAGGATTAAAAGCTTATCAGACCGAATTAAAACAATTTCCTCATCCCCGTTCTGAAGAAACTATTCGGGTTATTGGCAAGCGTTGGGGCGGTATGGTTGGGTTTAATTATGCTGAGGTGTTTGAGGTTGTGAGAGTAATACGATGA
- the pseG gene encoding UDP-2,4-diacetamido-2,4,6-trideoxy-beta-L-altropyranose hydrolase encodes MRILFRVDGSTRIGTGHIMRCLTLAEEFKKQGGEAVFVTKDYDRAIIQRIRSAGYSVMAIPAGCNLKMDLELTLKLIKEQAPKIVITDSYDLTSGYLSGLKSGFKDGLLVSIDDIFKNHFYADIVLNQNITATREKYKGKIEPYTKLLLGTRYALLRKEFRQRVTKERKFNKVHNVLVTLGGADPDNQVLKTVKALGVSEINFKITVVVGISYRYLKALKRFVAKAKKSIRIVRNINNMAKLMSQADIAISAGGTTCWELACAGLPNIIIVIADNQKEIADKLDKAGVSVNLGWFKKITGNKIVKVMEALINDSSRRREMSRKGKKLVDGLGAKRASKLILNRIRFIKSA; translated from the coding sequence ATGAGAATATTATTCAGAGTTGACGGATCGACACGTATCGGGACAGGTCATATCATGCGTTGTTTAACCCTTGCTGAGGAATTTAAAAAGCAAGGGGGAGAAGCTGTTTTTGTAACTAAGGATTATGACAGGGCGATTATCCAGCGGATTAGAAGTGCCGGTTATTCCGTAATGGCTATTCCGGCAGGCTGTAATCTAAAAATGGATTTGGAGTTAACGCTTAAGTTGATAAAAGAACAGGCGCCTAAAATAGTTATAACCGACTCATACGATTTGACAAGCGGGTATCTGTCCGGATTAAAATCAGGGTTTAAGGATGGGCTTTTGGTCAGTATTGATGATATTTTTAAGAATCATTTTTATGCGGATATCGTCCTGAACCAGAATATTACGGCAACACGAGAAAAATATAAAGGAAAAATAGAACCATACACAAAACTATTATTGGGCACGCGATATGCCCTGTTAAGGAAAGAATTCCGGCAACGGGTAACAAAAGAGAGAAAGTTTAATAAAGTGCATAATGTTTTAGTGACATTGGGCGGAGCTGACCCTGATAATCAGGTGTTAAAAACAGTGAAAGCGCTTGGGGTTTCCGAAATAAATTTTAAAATTACGGTTGTAGTTGGGATAAGCTATCGGTATTTGAAAGCATTAAAAAGGTTTGTTGCAAAGGCAAAAAAATCGATACGAATTGTTCGCAATATCAATAATATGGCTAAATTAATGAGTCAGGCGGATATTGCCATTAGCGCCGGCGGAACAACCTGCTGGGAATTGGCTTGTGCGGGTTTGCCGAATATTATAATTGTCATAGCTGATAATCAAAAGGAAATTGCGGACAAGCTTGATAAAGCAGGAGTTTCGGTTAATTTGGGATGGTTTAAGAAAATTACAGGGAATAAGATTGTGAAAGTTATGGAAGCCTTGATTAACGATTCCTCCCGACGCCGGGAAATGAGCCGAAAAGGAAAGAAATTAGTTGATGGGTTGGGGGCGAAAAGGGCAAGCAAACTTATATTAAATAGAATACGATTTATTAAATCCGCATAA
- a CDS encoding histidinol-phosphate aminotransferase family protein, which translates to MIRPKKQIEQLYRAPVPTESRLGKLRLEKHERVIGYNKLIVKKMLSLFTPEFISTYPEYHNLISKLARQLKVNPKNIIISAGSDGVIKLIFDVYVNKGDGALLLNPSFAMYEVYAKMQGAKIITVDFKPDLTVSIDEILKKINRGIKVIAIANPNNPTGTVIAEYDLLRIIKKAKANNALVLIDEAYYYFYNKSMIDHIKRFDNLIVTRTFSKAGGLAAARIGFGVAHPHIVSNLKKGQCIFEISGLAVRLAEFIVDNDSLVWNYVKDADIGKQYLIRKVKSIGFALRDTYSNFILIDCGGETGEIVNKLAHKGIIVASGLKIPGFENYIRVTTGPKKVMKLFLSKFKLAIK; encoded by the coding sequence ATGATAAGGCCTAAAAAGCAGATTGAACAATTATATCGTGCCCCTGTCCCTACTGAATCAAGATTAGGGAAACTGCGCCTTGAAAAACACGAGCGTGTAATCGGATATAATAAACTTATCGTCAAGAAGATGCTGTCATTGTTTACTCCGGAATTTATTTCTACATACCCGGAATATCATAACCTGATCAGTAAGTTAGCAAGACAGTTAAAAGTGAATCCAAAAAATATTATTATTTCTGCCGGTAGCGATGGCGTTATAAAATTAATATTTGATGTATATGTAAATAAAGGCGATGGAGCTTTGCTCCTTAATCCGTCATTTGCAATGTATGAAGTTTATGCTAAAATGCAGGGGGCTAAAATAATAACCGTGGATTTTAAGCCTGATTTAACCGTATCGATAGATGAAATTCTTAAGAAGATTAACCGCGGAATTAAAGTTATTGCTATTGCTAACCCTAATAATCCAACCGGTACCGTTATCGCCGAATATGATTTACTGAGAATTATTAAAAAAGCAAAGGCGAACAATGCTTTGGTCTTGATAGATGAAGCGTATTATTATTTTTACAATAAATCAATGATTGATCATATAAAACGATTTGATAATTTGATCGTAACTCGGACGTTTTCCAAAGCCGGCGGTTTAGCTGCAGCTCGGATTGGCTTTGGCGTTGCGCATCCGCATATTGTTTCGAATCTTAAAAAAGGGCAGTGTATATTTGAAATCTCCGGATTGGCCGTTAGGCTTGCCGAGTTTATAGTTGATAATGATAGCCTTGTTTGGAATTATGTGAAAGATGCGGATATTGGAAAACAATATCTTATTCGTAAGGTAAAAAGTATAGGATTTGCTTTAAGAGATACTTATTCCAATTTTATTCTGATTGATTGCGGGGGGGAAACTGGTGAAATCGTTAATAAGCTTGCTCATAAAGGAATAATCGTTGCAAGCGGGTTGAAAATCCCTGGTTTTGAAAACTATATCCGAGTTACGACAGGTCCCAAAAAAGTAATGAAGTTGTTTTTATCTAAGTTTAAATTAGCTATTAAATAA